Proteins from a genomic interval of Nocardioidaceae bacterium:
- a CDS encoding O-acetyl-ADP-ribose deacetylase — protein sequence MEQDRARELRVVRGDLTEQRVDVVVNAANNRMRGGGGVDGSIHRAGGPAVMTNCIERFPRGLATGDAGWTTAGEMPATWVVHTVGPVHGRGTREQLESAYRRSVEVAEELGATSMAFPLISAGVYGWPLEDAARCAVQTVADCPAGAVTEVRFVAFGDEAYAALTDALRTVQGSRPAS from the coding sequence ATGGAGCAGGACCGCGCGCGCGAGCTGCGGGTCGTGCGCGGCGACCTCACCGAGCAACGCGTCGACGTCGTCGTCAACGCGGCGAACAACCGCATGCGCGGCGGTGGCGGGGTCGACGGTTCCATCCACCGGGCCGGCGGACCCGCGGTGATGACGAACTGCATCGAGCGCTTCCCCCGCGGGCTCGCCACCGGCGACGCCGGGTGGACGACCGCGGGCGAGATGCCCGCCACCTGGGTCGTGCACACCGTGGGTCCCGTGCACGGACGTGGCACGAGGGAGCAGCTCGAGTCCGCCTACCGGCGCTCGGTCGAGGTCGCCGAGGAGCTCGGGGCGACCTCGATGGCGTTCCCGCTCATCAGCGCCGGCGTGTACGGCTGGCCGCTCGAGGACGCCGCACGGTGCGCCGTGCAGACGGTCGCGGATTGCCCGGCCGGCGCGGTGACGGAGGTGCGGTTCGTGGCGTTCGGCGACGAGGCGTACGCCGCCCTCACCGATGCGCTCCGCACGGTCCAGGGCTCCCGCCCCGCCTCCTGA
- a CDS encoding DNA topoisomerase IB, protein MRLRRADPNGSGWTRVRHGTGFSYRDADGELLDRSTIADLKSLAIPPAWTGVWICPQRNGHIQATGYDAAGRKQYLYHPQWREQRDRLKFDRVLEAASLLPTARATWTEHLSLEGMPRERATACAVRLLDLGYFRIGSDAYTDSNGSFGLTTLEKRHVRRSGDRLLFEFTGKSGVDHHVEIDDPLAIEAVEKMRRRRSGSERLMAYQDAHEWLDLDAADVNEYLRVGTGGDLTAKDFRTWHATVIAAVSLALTEEPGSSKRSRQRAVKQACVEVSDYLGNTPTMAKNSYIDPRVIDLYEDGVTIRAALEREYDSEVEKQVAVERAVCRIVSEDPDSVGGVCDPQTEAAA, encoded by the coding sequence ATGCGACTGAGGCGGGCCGACCCCAACGGATCCGGGTGGACGCGGGTCCGTCACGGCACCGGCTTCAGCTATCGCGACGCCGACGGCGAGCTGCTGGACCGCAGCACGATCGCGGACCTGAAATCCCTCGCCATTCCCCCGGCGTGGACGGGCGTGTGGATCTGCCCCCAGCGCAACGGCCACATCCAGGCCACCGGGTACGACGCCGCCGGCCGCAAGCAGTACCTCTACCACCCGCAGTGGCGTGAGCAGCGGGACCGGTTGAAGTTCGACCGTGTGCTGGAGGCGGCGTCGCTGCTGCCGACCGCGCGGGCGACCTGGACCGAGCACCTCTCGCTGGAGGGCATGCCCCGGGAGCGCGCGACGGCGTGTGCGGTGCGGCTGCTCGACCTCGGCTACTTCCGCATCGGCTCCGACGCCTACACCGACAGCAACGGGTCGTTCGGTCTCACGACGCTGGAGAAGCGGCACGTGCGTCGCAGCGGCGACAGGCTGCTGTTCGAGTTCACCGGCAAGTCCGGGGTGGACCACCACGTGGAGATCGACGACCCGCTGGCCATCGAGGCGGTGGAGAAGATGCGGCGGCGGCGCAGCGGGTCCGAGCGGCTCATGGCCTACCAGGACGCGCACGAGTGGCTCGACCTGGATGCCGCGGACGTCAACGAGTACCTCCGGGTCGGCACGGGCGGCGACCTCACCGCGAAGGACTTCCGCACCTGGCACGCCACCGTCATCGCAGCGGTCTCGCTCGCGCTGACCGAGGAGCCCGGCTCCTCGAAGAGGTCGCGGCAGCGGGCGGTCAAGCAGGCCTGCGTCGAGGTCAGCGACTACCTCGGCAACACACCGACGATGGCCAAGAACTCCTACATCGACCCGCGCGTCATCGATCTCTACGAGGACGGGGTGACGATCCGCGCCGCGCTCGAGCGCGAGTACGACTCCGAGGTCGAGAAGCAGGTCGCCGTGGAGCGCGCGGTCTGCCGCATCGTCTCGGAGGACCCGGACTCGGTCGGCGGCGTGTGCGATCCGCAGACCGAGGCCGCCGCCTGA